One genomic window of Arachis hypogaea cultivar Tifrunner chromosome 8, arahy.Tifrunner.gnm2.J5K5, whole genome shotgun sequence includes the following:
- the LOC112706384 gene encoding glycosyltransferase BC10, translating into MQSRVMVSLEEGKEIGVLSRTNRFKVLPLRSPRLLVLFTVLCVVFLVIIVYTVRLLGVDSLVMNARSSGFGSCYEEATSLEDWIRPPSNLMHNMSDKELLWRASFVPRIKKYPFARVPKIAFMFLTKGPLPLAPLWEKFLKGHEGLYSIYIHSLPSYQATFPPSSPFYNRQIPSQVSEWGRMSMCDAERRLLANALLDISNEWFILLSESCIPLYGFSAIYHYIMKSKYSFIGAFDDPGPYGRGRYNENMAPVVNITEWRKGSQWFEINRRLAINIVEDTRFYPKFEQFCRPACYVDEHYFPTMLTIQAGNLLANRSITWVDWSRGGAHPATFGKTDITLDFFKRVREGHKCLYNGRNITVCFLFARKFAPSALEPLLQIEPRVLGF; encoded by the exons ATGCAATCGAGGGTCATGGTGTCCTTAGAAGAAGGAAAGGAGATAGGGGTGTTGAGCAGGACCAACCGATTCAAAGTTTTGCCTCTGCGATCACCCCGGCTACTTGTTCTGTTTACTGTTCTATGTGTTGTGTTCTTGGTCATCATTGTATACACGGTTAGGCTTTTGGGTGTGGACAGCCTAGTGATGAATGCAAGAAGCTCCGGTTTCGGGTCGTGTTATGAGGAGGCAACTAGTTTGGAGGATTGGATTAGGCCTCCCTCAAACTTGATGCACAATATGAGTGATAAGGAACTGTTGTGGAGAGCCTCCTTTGTGCCAAGAATAAAGAAGTATCCTTTTGCCAGAGTTCCCAAGATTGCATTCATGTTTCTGACCAAGGGACCGTTGCCTCTCGCGCCTCTTTGGGAGAAGTTTCTGAAGGGGCATGAAGGGCTTTACTCCATCTATATTCATTCCCTGCCATCATATCAAGCTACATTTCCTCCTTCATCTCCGTTTTATAACAGGCAAATCCCTAGCCAG GTCTCTGAGTGGGGAAGGATGAGCATGTGTGATGCCGAACGAAGACTTCTTGCTAATGCATTGCTCGACATCTCAAACGAGTGGTTCATTCTTCTGTCTGAATCATGCATCCCTCTCTATGGTTTTAGTGCCATCTACCATTACATAATGAAATCCAAGTACAGCTTCATTGGTGCATTTGATGATCCTGGTCCGTACGGTAGAGGACGCTATAATGAAAACATGGCCCCAGTTGTGAATATCACTGAGTGGCGCAAAGGGTCTCAGTGGTTCGAAATAAATCGAAGGCTTGCCATCAACATTGTTGAAGACACCAGATTTTATCCGAAATTCGAACAATTTTGTAGACCAGCGTGTTACGTGGATGAGCACTACTTCCCCACCATGCTAACCATTCAAGCAGGAAATCTGTTGGCAAATAGGAGCATAACATGGGTAGACTGGTCCAGGGGTGGAGCTCACCCTGCTACATTTGGAAAAACAGATATCACACTGGACTTTTTCAAGAGAGTTCGGGAAGGTCACAAATGCCTCTATAATGGCAGAAACATTACAGTTTGTTTTCTCTTTGCTAGAAAATTTGCTCCCAGTGCTTTGGAACCTCTGTTACAAATAGAACCAAGGGTCCTGGGGTTCTAG
- the LOC112706382 gene encoding uncharacterized protein isoform X2 — MDKESSSVVRSSNNNVNGGGGEGSLVLRASSDGTRHTTTPDLVLQWGNRKRLRCMKVQVKDKDKDDSSAPVQRTTVRVDRRVVRTDKDSLNKPPLGLNNNNITLANNNHNHHQTNGYPNLRQRPSSPQQRILRNSETSSAMRGVVGGQSNGGVRGIASPDRGAHDKRGTHNNNNHHHHHHHNDNNKSAASSDTAHDSKKGGSPSGSGDAVPQVWPPKFVIALTNKEKEEDFFAIKGTKLPQRPKKRAKFIQRTLNLVSPGAWLSDLTLERYEVREKKISKKRPRGLKAMNNVESDSE, encoded by the exons ATGGATAAAGAGTCTTCTTCAGTTGTTCGGAGCAGCAATAACAACGTTAACGGCGGAGGTGGGGAAGGGTCTTTGGTGTTGAGGGCGAGTTCCGATGGGACGAGGCACACAACGACGCCGGATTTGGTGTTACAGTGGGGGAACCGGAAAAGACTAAGGTGCATGAAGGTGCAGGTTAAGGACAAGGACAAAGACGACTCTTCCGCACCGGTCCAGAGGACAACGGTTCGGGTGGATCGCCGGGTCGTTAGAACCGATAAAGACTCTTTAAATAAGCCCCCACTTGGTCTCAATAATAACAATATTACCCTCGCcaataataatcataatcatcatcaaactaACGGATATCCCAATCTCCGTCAACGCCCATCTTCGCCGCAGCAACGAattctcag GAACTCGGAGACTTCAAGTGCTATGAGAGGAGTAGTAGGAGGGCAGAGCAACGGGGGTGTTAGGGGAATTGCGTCGCCGGATAGGGGTGCGCACGATAAGAGGGGTacgcacaacaacaacaaccaccaccaccatcatcaccaTAACGACAATAATAAGTCCGCTGCCTCATCGGATACTGCGCACGATAGCAAAAAGGGTGGGTCACCCTCCGGCAGCGGGGATGCGGTTCCGCAGGTGTGGCCACCTAAGTTCGTGATTGCCTTGACCAacaaggagaaggaagaagattTTTTCGCCATTAAGGGTACAAAGCTCCCTCAGAGACCCAAGAAGAGAGCTAAATTCATACAACGCACCCTCAAT CTGGTAAGTCCAGGAGCATGGCTGTCCGATCTTACCTTGGAACGGTACGAAGTTAGGGAGAAGAAGATTTCCAAAAAG AGACCTAGAGGGTTAAAAGCTATGAACAATGTGGAGTCTGACTCTGAATAG
- the LOC112706382 gene encoding uncharacterized protein isoform X1, whose product MDKESSSVVRSSNNNVNGGGGEGSLVLRASSDGTRHTTTPDLVLQWGNRKRLRCMKVQVKDKDKDDSSAPVQRTTVRVDRRVVRTDKDSLNKPPLGLNNNNITLANNNHNHHQTNGYPNLRQRPSSPQQRILRNSETSSAMRGVVGGQSNGGVRGIASPDRGAHDKRGTHNNNNHHHHHHHNDNNKSAASSDTAHDSKKGGSPSGSGDAVPQVWPPKFVIALTNKEKEEDFFAIKGTKLPQRPKKRAKFIQRTLNEVDLLLNKEEDGIIICKNCHLVSPGAWLSDLTLERYEVREKKISKKRPRGLKAMNNVESDSE is encoded by the exons ATGGATAAAGAGTCTTCTTCAGTTGTTCGGAGCAGCAATAACAACGTTAACGGCGGAGGTGGGGAAGGGTCTTTGGTGTTGAGGGCGAGTTCCGATGGGACGAGGCACACAACGACGCCGGATTTGGTGTTACAGTGGGGGAACCGGAAAAGACTAAGGTGCATGAAGGTGCAGGTTAAGGACAAGGACAAAGACGACTCTTCCGCACCGGTCCAGAGGACAACGGTTCGGGTGGATCGCCGGGTCGTTAGAACCGATAAAGACTCTTTAAATAAGCCCCCACTTGGTCTCAATAATAACAATATTACCCTCGCcaataataatcataatcatcatcaaactaACGGATATCCCAATCTCCGTCAACGCCCATCTTCGCCGCAGCAACGAattctcag GAACTCGGAGACTTCAAGTGCTATGAGAGGAGTAGTAGGAGGGCAGAGCAACGGGGGTGTTAGGGGAATTGCGTCGCCGGATAGGGGTGCGCACGATAAGAGGGGTacgcacaacaacaacaaccaccaccaccatcatcaccaTAACGACAATAATAAGTCCGCTGCCTCATCGGATACTGCGCACGATAGCAAAAAGGGTGGGTCACCCTCCGGCAGCGGGGATGCGGTTCCGCAGGTGTGGCCACCTAAGTTCGTGATTGCCTTGACCAacaaggagaaggaagaagattTTTTCGCCATTAAGGGTACAAAGCTCCCTCAGAGACCCAAGAAGAGAGCTAAATTCATACAACGCACCCTCAAT GAAGTTGATTTGTTACTCAACAAGGAGGAGGATGGTATAATTATCTGCAAAAATTGTCAT CTGGTAAGTCCAGGAGCATGGCTGTCCGATCTTACCTTGGAACGGTACGAAGTTAGGGAGAAGAAGATTTCCAAAAAG AGACCTAGAGGGTTAAAAGCTATGAACAATGTGGAGTCTGACTCTGAATAG
- the LOC112706385 gene encoding protein EARLY FLOWERING 3: MKRGKDDEKVMGPMFPRLHVNDTEKGGPKAPPRNKMALYEQFSIPSQRFNSGVLPLNPNTSTTNTPPPPASSTQGTGPERNYAFPYQFPPQTPTRRAEKYSVSRQSDVANGNGSLLQLEQRKKVDEDDFRVPVYVHSRIGLSNNKRRESLDGEKLVPSSSRYFGSSVAGQNDCVRNPKQLGSSLVNTRKDRRSETEGLPQVSTNKEQSVVFVRKISLTGENIDILARQSKVNPSQEFQDSPLSKHSRLRQDGACTQREGRAGSQSNGIGHVDGIAESRRETDKGNVPTTNQTSPAEAINDTECHDTRTGGATQKRNLNKSDNISKISVVENLSTSDLSPDDVVGIIGQKHFWKARRAIANQQRVFAVQVFELHRLIKVQKLIAGSPDILIEDAAFLGKSPPKGSTPKKLAIEYVVKPRQPNLKCKDESEKLHHKMECSAENAVGKTSLSSVKNGSHPSNYTPFAGNPYQTNSAADSGMGLWGFHQSPGHQWLIPVMSPSEGLVYKPYPGPGFTGTMYGGCGPFAPAPMGGPFMNPAYGVPTSNQVPGVPPDTPPGSHAFFPPNGLPVMTKAMSESAVEQANQFSARGSQGQNDHSQGGDANPSTNNQSSNNLPGPRNGTISNVMRYQACSREVELQGSSASSPSEMAQGRTDAGRDVLPLFPMGPVTPEGAPQSLETGQQTRVIKVVPHNRRTATESAARIFRSIQEERKQYESM, encoded by the exons ATGAAGAGAGGGAAGGATGATGAGAAGGTTATGGGGCCAATGTTCCCGAGATTGCATGTGAATGATACAGAGAAGGGAGGGCCAAAAGCACCACCAAGGAATAAGATGGCCCTTTATGAACAATTCAGTATTCCCTCTCAAAGGTTCAACTCTGGTGTTCTTCCACTCAATCCAAATACTTCTACTACTAACACACCTCCACCTCCAGCATCCTCAACCCAG GGGACTGGTCCTGAGAGAAACTATGCGTTCCCTTATCAATTCCCGCCACAAACTCCTACTCGCCGAGCTGAAAAATATAGTGTTTCTCGCCAATCTGATGTGGCAAATGGGAATGGTTCATTGCTACAACTCGAACAGAGAAAGAAGGTGGATGAAGATGACTTTAGAGTTCCTGTATATGTTCATTCAAGAATTGGTCTATCTAACAATAAAAGGCGTGAAAGCTTGGATGGGGAAAAGCTCGTTCCATCGAGCTCTAGGTATTTTGGTTCCTCAGTAGCAGGGCAAAATGATTGTGTAAGGAATCCAAAACAACTTGGCTCCTCACTCGTCAATACGAGAAAAGATCGGAGAAGTGAGACCGAAGGTCTTCCACAAGTGAGCACGAACAAGGAGCAATCGGTAGTATTTGTCAGAAAGATATCATTAACAGGAGAGAATATTGACATTTTGGCCAGGCAATCCAAGGTGAATCCAAGTCAAGAGTTTCAAGATAGTCCTCTGTCAAAACATAGTAGATTACGACAGGATGGTGCTTGCACACAGCGCGAAGGCAGAGCTGGGTCACAATCCAATGGCATTGGACACGTTGATGGCATTGCTGAGTCTAGGAGGGAGACAGACAAAGGAAATGTCCCTACAACAAACCAAACCAGTCCTGCAGAGGCTATCAATGACACTGAATGTCATGATACCAGGACTGGTGGTGCGACACAGAAGAGAAACTTAAACAAAAGTGACAATATTTCCAAGATTTCTGTGGTAGAGAATTTGTCAACTTCAGATTTATCTCCTGATGATGTTGTTGGGATTATAGGTCAGAAACATTTCTGGAAAGCTAGAAGAGCAATTGCCAA CCAACAAAGGGTGTTTGCAGTCCAAGTTTTTGAGTTGCACAGATTGATAAAG GTCCAAAAGTTGATTGCAGGATCACCAGATATTTTGATTGAAGATGCTGCTTTTCTTGGAAAGTCTCCCCCAAAGGGCTCTACTCCTAAAAAACTGGCGATCGAATATGTTGTAAAACCTAGGCAACCAAATCTTAAATGCAAGGATGAATCTGAGAAGCTACATCATAAAATGGAATGTTCAGCTGAGAATGCAGTTGGGAAAACATCTCTTTCATCCGTGAAAAACGGTAGTCACCCTTCAAATTACACCCCTTTTGCTGGGAACCCATACCAGACAAATTCGGCTGCTGATAGCGGAATGGGTCTGTGGGGTTTCCATCAGTCTCCCGGGCACCAGTGGTTAATTCCAGTTATGTCTCCGTCTGAAGGGCTGGTCTATAAGCCTTATCCCGGGCCTGGATTTACCGGAACTATGTACGGAGGATGTGGGCCGTTTGCGCCTGCTCCTATGGGTGGTCCCTTCATGAATCCTGCATATGGAGTACCAACTTCTAATCAAGTACCTGGGGTTCCACCAGACACACCCCCAGGCAGTCATGCTTTCTTCCCTCCAAACGGCTTGCCAGTTATGACTAAAGCCATGTCGGAGTCAGCCGTTGAACAGGCGAACCAGTTCTCTGCTCGAGGCTCTCAAGGGCAAAATGACCATTCACAGGGTGGGGACGCCAATCCAAGCACAAATAATCAAAGCTCAAATAATCTGCCAGGTCCGAGAAATGGAACAATATCAAATGTGATGAGATACCAGGCATGCTCTAGGGAGGTTGAATTGCAAGGGAGTTCTGCAAGTAGTCCTAGTGAAATGGCGCAAGGGCGAACCGATGCCGGAAGAGATGTGCTTCCTCTTTTCCCAATGGGTCCAGTAACACCAGAGGGTGCCCCTCAGTCTCTTGAAACCGGGCAGCAAACAAGAGTGATCAAAGTTGTACCTCACAATAGAAGAACAGCAACTGAATCAGCAGCTAGAATTTTCCGGTCGAttcaagaagaaagaaaacagtATGAATCAATGTGA